A DNA window from Oncorhynchus tshawytscha isolate Ot180627B linkage group LG13, Otsh_v2.0, whole genome shotgun sequence contains the following coding sequences:
- the LOC112265317 gene encoding RING-box protein 2, translating into MAEMEDGEEPGLIHSHSSNSGSKSSSDKMFSLKKWNAVAMWSWDVECDTCAICRVQVMDACLRCQAENKQEDCVVVWGECNHSFHNCCMSLWVKQNNRCPLCQQDWVVQRIGK; encoded by the exons ATGGCAGAGATGGAAGACGGTGAAGAGCCGGGTTTAATACACTCTCACAGCTCTAATTCGGGGTCAAAATCGAGCAGTGACAAGATGTTTTCTCTCAAGAAATGGAATGCTGTGGCAATGTGGAGCTGGGATGTGGAGTGCGATACATGCGCCATCTGTAGGGTCCAAGTTATGG ATGCATGCTTGAGGTGTCAGGCTGAAAATAAACAAGAGGACTGTGTCG TGGTATGGGGAGAGTGCAACCACTCTTTCCACAATTGCTGCATGTCTCTCTGGGTTAAGCAGAACAATCGCTGTCCACTGTGCCAGCAGGACTGGGTCGTACAGAGAATCGGCAAATGA